DNA from Oncorhynchus masou masou isolate Uvic2021 chromosome 5, UVic_Omas_1.1, whole genome shotgun sequence:
tgaataattttgcacgcccaatttttccgtttttgatttgttaaaaaagtttgaaatatccaataaatgtcgttccacttcatgattgtgtcccacttgttgttgattattcacaaaaaaatgaaattttatatctttatgtttgaagcctgaaatgtggcaaaaggtcgcaaagttcaagggggctgaatactttcgcaaggcacttatatataataataaaaacatttttactttaaactttatttaaccaggtaggccagttgagaacaagttctcatttacaactgagacctggccaagataaagcatagcagtgcgacagaaacaacaaaacagagttacacataaacaaacgtacagtcaataacacagtaggaaaaaaagaaagtctatatacagtgtgtgcagctggcatgaggaggtaaggcaataaataggccatagtagcaaagtaattacaatttagcagattaacactggagtgatagatgagcagatgatggtttgtaagtagtgatactggtgtgcaaaagaacagcaaagtaaataaaaacaatatggggatgaggtaggtagattgggtgggctatttacagatggacaatGTACAgcgcagcgatcggttagctgctcagatagttgatgagGGAtgagttagtgagggaaatgtaagtctcggAAGTCTCTTTTATTGGGTGTTCTATGAATATGAAGCTGATAAGTTATTCTATGTATTGATTGGGGGTGTGTGTATCTTTCCAGATAGATGGTGTAATTGATGACATCATCAGCCTTGAATCAAGTTTCAGTGACGATTTCATGACATTAATTGAATTGGGGCTACAGCTGCCTAGTACAGTATGTGGAAATGTGTATTTATCAGTGTTTTTGTCCATTGCTCTTGTGCTAATCCAATCATTTAGTGAAATGCAATTAACAACCAGCCTGTCATTCTTGGAATTATATTGCTATATCTGTTGTCTTTGTTGATTTTCTCAAACTGGAATTCTGTGGTGCTGTAGGAGTAAACATACACTTCTGGCACTTAACTAGGACTCGTCAAGCCAGTGTTGTCTGGGTGGGTTAAcaaccaggagaggagagtaggacaAAGCATGCAGGGCATGGCAGCGTGTGAAGTTGGAATGGTGGACAATGTAAAGAGGGTTCTGAAAATTCTGCAACTATTTTAACAGTCAAGTTGTTATAGGGAAAGGGATTGAAGAGATTGCGCCCGGCATCAGAAAATTAGGATTTTGGTTTTGCTTCAGGAGCATGGGGGAAAAAAGCGAGAACATTGAGGTAAATCAATCGTGTTGTAAGGTAGCAAAATGGCTTTGTTAAGGAGAATGGTCATTTAGCCATTTCTCTCACATTTATCAGGATTTCTAGCCTACCTCAACACTTATCAGATTTGTTTGTTTCAAATGCGCTAATGCTTTTGGATAACAGTTAATCGAAGGTTCTACAAGGTTATTAGGCCTATACGAAATTGCGATGACTTGCTAGAAATTATGTTCTTTATAAGCCAACCAACCTGTGATATGGTAATTTAGTATCCTTGAAGGTCAAATATAGTACAGTAATACAATATGGCCTAGCTTATACATGTTCTATTTCTACCAGGATAGTTCTTACAAGAGATGCTAGTACATaacatgtttattttatttttcatttattttttaaatatagggAACAGTGCACAGTAAATGTTTCAGTAAAAGTGTCGGTTTTTGCCAgtcggctaattttcaaccgcagtctctgggcaggttattaaaagcaactacaataacaatacagacaaacaatgagcagtgagcacacgcagacAGCAACATAACACATAAAGCAATAAAACAAAATACATACAAGCAGCAAAgagtttccacacctcacaagctacagacaacaaagaTTGTTTTACATTTGATTTATGGGGAAAATAGGGTGTTGAACTACCATTATCCATTTGTTTTGACAGTTATGATACTTAAATTAGTATTCTGGTACACAAAGGATAAGAAAATGTAAGACAATACAAAATATGAATGAATTCATTTTAGTTTAATTTGTTTCCTCAAGAAGCTCATACAGGTTGTTAGTATTCAACATTGTTTGCTTTGATGTTAATGCAGGGGTTTCCCTGTTTATTACAGCTCCCCTGGAACCTCCTGGAAATTAACCATAGTCCTGGAATGGCAGCACCTACCCTCACTGTCAGCAACTCCTGCCCTCCGGATCTAACCAATATTAAAAGGGAATACTCTGGTATAGTCTTTTTCATTTACTAGGCCCCTGATCCTTATTTTATATAGCTCTGGAGATGAGCATGTTTGTTTGGATTATACACTTCTTATGTAATGTCCTACTTAACTTTCCATTTTATTGAGAGGGGAAGGTTCAATTGTAACTTGTGTAAATGGTAAGATAATTGGTTTTTAGATTGCACGGCAGCACCTCCAAAGTATATGTTATGTTTAAGATGCAGATAACAAAGCGCgggtgaaagagagacagaagaaagacAACCATAACCTCAGTGAGTCAAAGCTTTTTACTCAGTTCTGTATTGTTCTTACCCCACTATGATGCTAGCCAACTCTTGTTCCTCTTGGAGTGGCAGTGAGTTTAATTTCTCAATCTCTTTGTCTGCATGGTTTCTCTTGACAGTTGAGAGGAAGCGGAGGTTTAACATCAATGACCGCATAACAGAGCTGGGGTCCATAATACCCAATTCAAGGGACTTGTGAGTTTGTCATTCTTTAATTCTTATTCAGGACATTTACTTTGGATGAATTAATCAGTTGTGCTATTGACACAAATTAATTCTAGGAAATCTCAATTACAGTTAATATTTTGGCCATGAAAAGCAATATTCAATTTGGAACAGATTTGATATTCCTCTTTAACAACCTTCTCTCATGGCTGTAGGGAGTTGCGCTGGAATAAGGGCACCATTCTGAAGGCCTCAGTGGACTACATCAGGAAGCTGCAGAAGGAGCAGCAGAGAGCCAAGGAGGTAGAGATGCGTCAGAAGAAGCTGGAACATGCTAACCACTGCTTGATGCTGCGCATCCAGGTCAGTTTTTGGAGAAAAAAGTAAGAAATGCTATCATAAAATGTATTTAGTGATTGCTACTAATGTTCCCTTATTtctgttattgttattttgtgaaGGAGTTGGAAGTGCAGGCTCAGCTTCATGGACTCTCCAGCCCGATGTCCTATGGTCTGAGTTCAGACCCCTCCTTTCTCCAGCAGCTGTACCTTCAGCAGGGAGGTCATATACTTGGGCCCAGAACTGGAGTGGCCTGCTCCCAAACCTTTCTCAGCCTGGGTGATGCAGCCATGGCACAACCCATCCctacctccttcctctctccaccctcctctgaCTCCCCTGTGGGTGTGACCATAGGCAGCCCCCTCGACCTGGGCAGTCTGCGCTTTGCCGAGCTGGATGACCCCTCCAATGCTGGGCTGTTCCCAGGCGTGGGGTTGGGGGACATCGTCATGGATGAGGGGTGCACACGGTCCCCTGAGAGGGTGGACCCACTGTTTTTTGTGT
Protein-coding regions in this window:
- the tfe3b gene encoding transcription factor E3b; protein product: MSSRVFLRQQLMRGQAQEQERQEVQEQASVAQLKATDSTPAIAVTLPPIAARPLSAQVPVEVLKVQTHLENPTKFHIQQSQRQQVKQHLSATLCNKVAIQTLGVSPLALSSSAPEMDPIVRSAPNSSMASHNLGSNKEEIDGVIDDIISLESSFSDDFMTLIELGLQLPSTLPWNLLEINHSPGMAAPTLTVSNSCPPDLTNIKREYSDADNKARVKERQKKDNHNLIERKRRFNINDRITELGSIIPNSRDLELRWNKGTILKASVDYIRKLQKEQQRAKEVEMRQKKLEHANHCLMLRIQELEVQAQLHGLSSPMSYGLSSDPSFLQQLYLQQGGHILGPRTGVACSQTFLSLGDAAMAQPIPTSFLSPPSSDSPVGVTIGSPLDLGSLRFAELDDPSNAGLFPGVGLGDIVMDEGCTRSPERVDPLFFVSPGASKTSSRRSSFSMEEDL